In a genomic window of Streptomyces sp. NBC_01142:
- a CDS encoding GNAT family N-acetyltransferase, with protein MSRPLPVIQLRVPTDEDAFAWHRVFDDPDVMEFHGGASAELSVYEELTARQRMHDAERGFCLWTMLDEDGEVIGFTGAQPWPHESFGPVGEIEIGWRLARGAWGKGYATTAARTTLERVRAAGVERVVAMVNARNERSIAVTRRLGMELTETFTTPESTQEGYCFRLDFSRS; from the coding sequence ACGGACGAGGACGCGTTCGCCTGGCACCGGGTCTTCGACGACCCGGACGTCATGGAATTCCACGGCGGGGCATCGGCGGAGCTTTCGGTCTACGAGGAGCTGACCGCCCGGCAGCGCATGCATGATGCCGAGCGCGGCTTCTGCCTGTGGACCATGCTCGACGAGGACGGCGAGGTCATCGGCTTCACCGGCGCGCAGCCCTGGCCGCACGAGAGCTTCGGACCGGTCGGCGAGATCGAGATCGGCTGGCGGCTGGCGCGGGGCGCGTGGGGCAAGGGGTACGCGACCACCGCCGCCCGCACCACGCTGGAGCGGGTACGGGCGGCGGGGGTGGAGCGGGTGGTGGCGATGGTGAACGCCCGCAACGAGCGCTCGATCGCCGTGACCCGGCGACTGGGCATGGAGCTCACCGAGACCTTCACGACGCCGGAGTCCACGCAGGAGGGGTACTGCTTCCGCCTGGACTTCAGCCGGTCCTGA